One part of the Ranitomeya imitator isolate aRanImi1 chromosome 10, aRanImi1.pri, whole genome shotgun sequence genome encodes these proteins:
- the LOC138652017 gene encoding alpha-tectorin-like produces MVSCPRVFRLGSIRRHRESSADMKSVLRALLLPLLVFISECEYGTAESNEVLYPYGPRQSDLTTPLQDDGASGEVRLSIEFTFFGKKYKSLYVNNNGVISFNKAVSKYTPNAFPLTNGETFVTPFWGDVNNRLGGTVYYRQSTDPDLLRNISADMTKYLPDLHYKATWAFVATWDKVAYYGSKSRKVNTFQAVLTSDGYNYITILNYGGIQWTTGTASGGDPYTGLGGTPAQAGFNSGDDTHYFNIPGSRTNEVLKIETTSNVNYPGRWVFQVDDFKVSGGCIFQAQFAKEGEDFWSEASCSTKCRCQGGKVSCAEEKCPGSGTCEESGPFFTCKIEKKLCF; encoded by the exons ATGGTATCGTGTCCGCGTGTCTTCAGGCTCGGATCGATCAGACGACATAGAG AGAGCTCAGCCGACATGAAGTCTGTGTTACGGGCGCTTTTGTTACCGCTGTTGG TTTTCATCTCAGAATGCGAGTACGGAACAGCAGAATCAA ATGAGGTTCTCTATCCATATGGTCCTCGTCAGAGTGACTTAACGACCCCCCTTCAAGATGATGGAGCATCCGGTGAAGTGCGACTTTCCATTGAATTTACATTTTTTGGCAAAAAATACAAATCTTTATAT GTAAATAATAATGGAGTGATTTCATTTAACAAGGCAGTTTCCAAATACACCCCAAATGCTTTCCCCCTGACTAATGGAGAAACATTTGTCACCCCCTTCTGGGGAGACGTGAACAATCGTTTGGGGGGCACTGTGTACTATCGGCAAAGCACAGACCCTGATCTTCTGCGGAACATATCAGCGGATATGACGAAGTACCTGCCGGATCTGCACTATAAGGCCACATGGGCGTTCGtggccacctgggacaaagtagcgTATTATGGTTCAAAATCTAGAAAG GTGAACACCTTCCAGGCCGTCCTCACCAGTGACGGCTATAATTATATCACCATTTTAAATTACGGTGGCATCCAGTGGACGACTGGGACCGCCAGCGGTGGAGACCCCTACACTGGACTGGGTGGGACCCCGGCTCAG GCCGGATTTAACAGCGGAGATGACACTCATTACTTCAATATTCCCGGATCCAGAACTAACGAGGTGCTAAAGATCGAGACCACATCTAATGTCAATTACCCTGGACGATGGGTATTCCAGGTCGATGACTTTAAGGTTTCCGGGGGCTGCATCTTCCAAG CACAGTTTGCTAAGGAAGGTGAGGATTTCTGGAGCGAGGCCTCGTGCAGCACTAAGTGCAGGTGTCAGGGCGGTAAGGTGTCCTGTGCGGAGGAGAAATGTCCGGGGTCCGGCACCTGTGAAGAATCTGGACCTTTCTTCACCTGCAAGATCGAGAAGAAACTCTGTTTCTAA
- the LOC138651639 gene encoding alpha-tectorin-like, producing the protein MDMKTWDCWMLLLLALPSAFSMAYPQQGSLLYPYGEAHNDLVTETEDDGGTDLIPFSHSFTFFKEIYRSCYVNNNGAISFKQPVTDYTPDAFPIPDLFMICPYWGDVDNERGGSIHYRQTTDETLMKRISDDINKMFEDMDFTSEWAFIATWHEVAYHGTESDKTNTFQVVLTVDGLRSIVMFRYQDIQWTTGTASGGDPHTGLGGTPAQAGFNTDTEYFNIPFSRTEHIINIKSSSNVGIPGLWVFRVDEFKVPGGCTHSDSFLSFGQTMWSDEGCTTQCSCRRSGKVLCEDKKCDEGHICVQSGQYYTCQIDEEDC; encoded by the exons ATGGACATGAAAACCTGGGACTGTTGGATGCTCCTGCTCCTGG CGCTGCCGTCAGCTTTCTCCATGGCATACCCACAACAAG GCTCGCTCCTTTATCCCTATGGTGAAGCTCACAACGACCTGGTCACTGAAACCGAGGACGATGGCGGCACCGACCTCATCCCATTCTCACATTCATTTACCTTCTTCAAGGAAATTTACAGGAGTTGTTAC GTGAACAACAATGGAGCGATCTCATTTAAACAACCGGTGACTGACTACACTCCTGACGCGTTCCCCATTCCTGATCTCTTTATGATCTGTCCCTACTGGGGAGACGTCGACAATGAAAGAGGAGGTTCGATACATTACAGGCAGACGACGGACGAAACGCTGATGAAACGCATATCCGATGACATAAACAAAATGTTTGAAGATATGGATTTTACATCAGAATGGGCGTTCATCGCCACCTGGCATGAGGTGGCCTATCATGGAACCGAATCCGACAAG ACGAACACCTTCCAGGTCGTCCTCACTGTTGATGGTCTCAGGTCCATCGTCATGTTTAGATACCAAGATATTCAGTGGACAACCGGCACAGCCAGCGGTGGAGACCCTCATACGGGTCTTGGAGGCACCCCTGCCCAG GCTGGATTTAACACCGATACCGAATATTTCAACATTCCCTTCTCCAGAACTGAACATATAATCAATATTAAGTCTTCCAGCAATGTTGGCATTCCCGGGCTCTGGGTCTTCCGAGTGGATGAATTCAAGGTGCCCGGTGGCTGTACGCACTCAG ATAGTTTCCTAAGCTTTGGACAAACCATGTGGAGCGACGAAGGTTGTACCACCCAGTGTTCTTGTAGGCGCAGCGGGAAAGTGTTGTGCGAAGACAAGAAGTGCGATGAAGGTCACATCTGTGTGCAATCAGGTCAATACTACACGTGCCAAATCGATGAGGAAGACTGCTAG